The following proteins come from a genomic window of Bactrocera tryoni isolate S06 chromosome 1, CSIRO_BtryS06_freeze2, whole genome shotgun sequence:
- the LOC120782201 gene encoding putative uncharacterized protein DDB_G0277255: MLMPRRQYHLNGYNPDMSITLSMQHQQQHINQLLNTAATATGIVGDVDALLTPIQNNNAMPRNLWRTNEIMEMLIIMQEIKALEMLSVKTIKSELVFRKVERIMHLRGFRKKSHVQIWTKWKFLKSTYTTSRRNGIIPKMIPQPIYEELHKMLQNANSSCSGRSTSDCGNSTTSLDGDDSNGDTPNNCSNGSESKLVISGVEGGYSVTDKSSLDSRVAGPESDEENGLAHPIFGFRLGLVKQEPADTGYECSDVKEKESTASIQFQTEVKQEVTDEDNALTVSTSHSPQVPAEEQSKHQQPQRQSLPEIMILSRRSTRPSTTTNTSTTTSIPNITSTPKSGISASQAQPGAANNTSSSAPLPPLRIARFAKMPPSEITTDSNVNLPPPPLTINPSSHTLRLSSAYSSGTYAINGKGNSNNNVLTFTRKLANINPQTVTITTPGHQTAVHPYIRQQEVVMSDLNAAAVAPHEHRAPQPFYGFPDGPSTSQQAQQQQVQQIESRKRRLKASIMNAMPPKRVSRAPETLTKPTSLQAKLDYSSQFNDDGLNDSSNEEDNSIYQAQSHHGGEQPSPDNNERTQGYTRVLQDMAISLRQMQREAINEFFKRQMKLAREEHEFQMRQDALLMQAFKEQAQQFQQMSKELLGSAVKLEKRKKRLEKQAQKQFTNNRKAPTRQMQARSGENVKVLLNGLNKAKVERKEVLEESKKDVKVLMRNIHAQLELTEDDDEDDEQNRYEYDVSEYLQNNGTGGMAQKPGGAQNTLEDKDCGEKNSITSDPIQILG, from the exons ATGCTAATGCCAAGGCGACAATACCACCTTAACGGTTATAATCCAGATATGAGCATAACATTAAGCATgcagcaccaacaacagcaCATTAATCAATTATTGAATACGGCAGCGACCGCCACCGGCATTGTAGGCGACGTGGATGCCTTACTTACGCCCATACAGAACAACAACGCCATGCCGCGCAATCTCTGGCGCACCAATGAAATCATGGAAATGTTGATCATTATGCAAGAAATAAAAGCGCTCGAAATGCTTAGCGTTAAAACTATAAAGAGCGAACTAGTATTTCGTAAAGTGGAAAGGATAATGCATTTACGCGGCTTCCGAAAGAAATCACATGTACAAATTTGGACCAAGTGGAAATTTCTCAAATCGACTTACACGACATCCCGTCGCAATGGCATTATACCAAAAATGATACCACAACCGATCTATGAGGAATTGCACAAAATGCTGCAAAACGCCAATAGCAGCTGCTCAGGCCGTTCGACCAGTGATTGTGGAAACTCAACCACATCACTCGATGGTGACGATTCAAATGGTGACACACCAAATAATTGTAgtaatggcagtgaaagcaaaTTGGTTATATCTGGTGTTGAAGGGGGCTATAGTGTGACGGACAAAAGTTCATTGGATAGTCGTGTTGCTGGTCCCGAATCAGACGAAGAGAATGGTCTGGCACATCCGATATTTGGTTTTCGTTTGGGACTAGTTAAGCAAGAACCCGCAGATACAG GTTATGAATGTTCAGATGTTAAGGAAAAGGAGTCAACAGCCAGCATACAATTTCAAACCGAAGTTAAACAAGAAGTAACAGACGAAGACAATGCACTAACAGTATCGACATCGCATTCTCCGCAGGTACCAGCCGAAGAGCAGTCAAAACATCAACAACCTCAACGGCAATCTCTACCAGAAATAATGATATTAAGCCGACGGTCCACACGCCCTTCAACCACTACCAACACATCTACTACCACATCAATACCAAACATTACGAGTACGCCTAAATCAGGCATAAGTGCATCCCAAGCACAGCCAGGAGCTGCAAACAACACATCAAGTTCAGCACCATTACCACCGCTACGCATAGCCCGCTTCGCTAAGATGCCGCCCAGCGAGATTACGACCGATTCTAACGTAAATTTACCACCGCCACCACTTACCATAAATCCGTCATCACATACATTACGGCTTAGTAGCGCCTATAGTAGTGGCACATATGCCATTAATGGCAAAGGCAACTCCAACAACAACGTTTTGACATTTACGCGAAAACTTGCCAATATAAATCCACAGACAGTCACGATCACAACTCCAGGACATCAAACTGCCGTGCACCCTTACATACGTCAACAAGAAGTTGTAATGTCCGACCTTAATGCAGCAGCAGTGGCGCCACACGAACACCGAGCGCCTCAACCTTTTTACGGTTTCCCAGATGGACCGTCAACCAGTCAAcaggcacaacaacaacaagttcaaCAGATTGAATCACGAAAGCGACGTCTAAAGGCATCAATCATGAATGCAATGCCGCCAAAGCGTGTAAGCCGCGCACCCGAAACGCTTACAAAGCCCACATCGCTACAGGCGAAATTGGATTATAGTAGTCAATTCAACGACGATGGACTTAATGACAGTTCAAATGAGGAAGACAATTCTATATATCAAGCGCAATCGCATCATGGCGGAGAACAGCCTTCACCAGATAACAACGAACGCACCCAAGGCTATACGAGAGTATTGCAAGATATGGCTATTTCGTTACGTCAAATGCAACGCGAGGCGATCAACGAATTTTTCAAGCGTCAAATGAAATTGGCGCGAGAGGAACACGAATTTCAGATGCGACAAGATGCGCTCTTGATGCAAGCATTCAAGGAACAAGCTCAGCAGTTTCAGCAGATGAGCAAAGAACTCTTGGGAAGCGCAGTAAAATTGGAAAAGCGTAAGAAGAGGCTGGAGAAACAGGCTCAGAAACAGTTTACGAATAATAGAAAAGCGCCCACACGACAAATGCAAGCACGTTCTGGGGAAAATGTGAAGGTTCTTCTCAACGGTCTAAACAAAGCAAAAGTTGAACGTAAAGAAGTATTGGAGGAGAGTAAAAAAGACGTCAAAGTACTAATGAGAAATATACACGCACAACTGGAGTTAACTGAAGACGACGATGAGGACGATGAACAAAATCGATACGAGTATGATGTTAGCGAGTATCTGCAGAATAATGGTACTGGTGGTATGGCGCAAAAACCAGGTGGAGCGCAGAATACGCTAGAAGACAAAGATTGTGGTGAAAAAAATAGCATTACCTCCGATCCCATACAAATACTTGGCTAA
- the LOC120774760 gene encoding cysteine-rich hydrophobic domain-containing protein 2, with product MADFDAIYEDEQLEEHYEDQMVAPVPEPIIIRGAGNMTVFGLSNRFNIEFPSGLVSRVAPEEFKATIGRINGILKKTLPVNVKWLFCGCVCCCCTLGCSLWPVICLSKRTQNTLDKLLEWENSHLYHKLGLHWRLHKQQCDSNSMMEYVLRIEFIPKTPIYRPD from the exons ATGGCTGACTTCGATGCAATTTATGAAGACGAACAACTGGAGGAGCACTATGAAGATCAAATGGTCGCACCTGTCCCAGAGCCAATCATCATACGAGGTGCTGGTAACATGACAGT ATTTGGTTTGAGTAATCGTTTCAACATAGAATTTCCCTCGGGTCTAGTTTCGCGTGTTGCACCTGAAGAATTCAAGGCAACAATTGGACGTATTAATGGTATTTTGAAGAAAACATTACCAGTAAACGTGAAATGGCTATTCTGCGGCTGTgtatgctgttgttgtacatTGGGTTGTTCTCTTTGGCCGGTCATTTGTTTGAGCAAACGG ACGCAAAACACTCTTGATAAGCTGCTTGAATGGGAGAATAGCCATTTGTATCATAAACTAGGCCTACATTGGCGACTTCATAAGCAACAATGTGATTCAAATTCGATGATGGAGTATGTGCTGCGTATTGAATTTATACCGAAGACGCCTATTTATCGTCCGGATTAA
- the LOC120774719 gene encoding 5'-3' exoribonuclease 2 homolog, protein MGVPAFFRWLSKKYACVIVDCVENKNLDPNTGQTIYEDATLPNPNGIEFDNLYLDMNGIIHPCTHPEDKPAPKNEDEMMVAIFECIDRLFGIVRPRKLLYMAIDGVAPRAKMNQQRSRRFRAAKETNEKRMEIQKIRDELLVKGYILPPEKTDEEHFDSNCITPGTPFMDRLSKCLHYYIHDRMNTNPAWKGIKVVLSDANVPGEGEHKIMDYIRKQRAQPDHDANTQHVLCGADADLIMLGLATHEPNFTIIREEFLPNKPRPCDICKQYGHEMQKCVGLGNASGSKDESFKPDVPINAEVRFIFVRLSVLREYLKKTLEMPNLPFKYDFERALDDWVFMCFFVGNDFLPHLPSLEIREGAVDRLVELYKKCVYKTGGYLTNSGEVNLQRVQMILTDLGNVEDNIFKERQRRELVFKARQKRQRENEYKAESLGVSSFFQPTAVNRGASNSQQAFNYKEEAVKLRTQNEKGVKRTAAEAGLDNDSDENDNDEVRLYEAGFKNRYYESKFDVGTNNQGFRYSVALQYVRGLCWVLKYYYQGCASWDWYFPYHYAPFASDFVNITGLSTSFDKGTKPFNPLEQLMGVFPAASSSHVPKPWATLMSDPDSPIIDFYPEDFKIDLNGKKFAWQGVALLPFVDERRLFKALEPLYKKLTDEEVRRNKRGDNRLYIGQLHHKFEWLKHQLKSLNSMDKEIKVVLDGMAGSILKAEDNIKISGTLKSPINGLPNIMSNEIITFRFRDPEYDSDFIFPAIRLTNAIDPPNVLNSRSEGQSGHNRPVIGFNRNLPTGHLSAGGHRMVQASLGRNSFNMGGNNRGHYPRGPNPQQNFQSRSGYNNFQNNHGNNFPGGNNYRNHQQNPHRGGHQNNRFQRYNPYGQPNNRF, encoded by the coding sequence ATGGGAGTTCCGGCATTTTTTAGATGGTTAAGTAAGAAATATGCATGTGTCATCGTTGATTGTGTAGAAAACAAGAATTTGGATCCAAACACCGGACAAACAATATACGAGGACGCTACACTACCAAACCCTAATGGAATTGAATTTGATAATCTTTATTTGGATATGAATGGTATCATACATCCATGCACACATCCTGAAGATAAGCCAGCCCCGAAAAATGAAGATGAAATGATGGTAGCGATATTTGAATGCATTGACAGATTGTTTGGTATTGTCCGCCctcgaaaattattatatatggcAATTGACGGTGTAGCGCCAAGAGCGAAAATGAATCAACAGAGGTCCCGGCGCTTCAGAGCTGCTAAGGAAACAAATGAAAAACGAatggaaatacaaaaaattcgagACGAACTTTTAGTCAAGGGATATATACTTCCACCTGAAAAAACTGACGAGGAACACTTCGATTCCAATTGTATAACACCAGGTACACCGTTTATGGACAGATTAAGTAAGTGCTTACATTATTATATACACGACCGTATGAACACAAACCCAGCTTGGAAAGGAATAAAAGTAGTATTGTCAGATGCGAATGTCCCTGGTGAAGGTGAACACAAAATAATGGACTATATTCGAAAACAAAGGGCTCAACCAGATCACGATGCCAATACTCAACATGTACTTTGTGGTGCAGATGCCGATTTGATTATGTTAGGGCTTGCTACTCATGAACCGAATTTCACAATCATACGAGAAGAGTTTCTACCAAATAAACCTCGCCCATGTGATATATGTAAGCAATATGGACATGAAATGCAGAAATGTGTAGGACTAGGAAATGCAAGTGGGTCGAAAGATGAAAGCTTTAAACCGGACGTTCCCATAAACGCTGAAGTTAGATTTATTTTCGTAAGATTGAGTGTTCTTCGAGAATACCTTAAAAAGACATTAGAAATGCCCAATTTACCatttaaatatgattttgaGCGTGCTTTGGATGACTGGGTTTTTATGTGCTTCTTTGTTGGAAATGACTTTTTACCACATTTACCAAGTCTTGAAATTAGAGAAGGAGCAGTGGATCGATTGGtggaattatataaaaaatgtgtatataagaCTGGTGGCTATTTAACGAATTCAGGAGAAGTCAATCTGCAACGTGTTCAAATGATTCTAACGGATTTGGGTAATGTTGAAGATAATATATTTAAAGAGAGACAACGCCGAGAGCTGGTATTTAAGGCAAGACAGAAGCGCCAGCGAGAAAACGAATATAAAGCTGAAAGTCTTGGTGTGTCCTCATTTTTCCAACCAACAGCGGTAAATCGAGGAGCATCGAATTCACAGCAGGCATTTAACTATAAAGAAGAAGCTGTAAAATTAAGAACTCAAAATGAAAAAGGGGTTAAAAGAACAGCTGCAGAAGCAGGTCTTGATAACGATTCTGACGAAAATGACAATGACGAAGTTAGATTATATGAAGCTGGTTTCAAAAATCGGTATTACGAATCGAAGTTTGATGTTGGAACTAATAATCAAGGCTTtcgatattcagttgctttGCAATATGTGCGTGGACTTTGCTGGgttctaaaatattattatcaagGTTGTGCATCATGGGATTGGTATTTTCCATACCATTACGCACCATTTGCATCCGATTTTGTGAACATTACTGGCTTATCTACCAGTTTCGACAAAGGCACAAAACCGTTTAATCCACTAGAACAGTTGATGGGTGTATTTCCAGCCGCCAGCTCTTCTCATGTTCCAAAACCATGGGCAACATTAATGTCTGATCCAGATTCACCAATTATCGATTTTTACCCAGAGGactttaaaattgatttaaatggaaaaaagtttGCTTGGCAAGGAGTAGCTTTACTGCCTTTTGTTGACGAGCGGAGGCTTTTTAAAGCACTTGAACctctttataaaaaactaacaGACGAGGAAGTCCGGCGAAATAAGAGAGGCGACAACCGTTTATATATTGGACAATTGCATCATAAATTTGAGTGGTTGAAACATCAATTGAAATCACTTAATTCTATGGACAAAGAAATTAAGGTGGTTTTGGATGGAATGGCTGGAAGTATTTTAAAAGCAGAAGATAACATAAAAATCTCTGGCACATTAAAATCACCAATAAATGGTTTACCTAATATAATGTCGAACGAAATAATAACCTTCCGTTTTCGGGATCCAGAATATGACAGCGATTTTATTTTTCCTGCCATACGTCTTACTAATGCAATAGACCCACCAAATGTATTAAACTCTAGATCAGAAGGTCAGTCTGGTCACAATAGACCAGTTATCGGTTTCAATAGAAACCTCCCAACTGGGCATTTAAGTGCCGGTGGACACAGAATGGTTCAGGCCAGTTTGGGAAGGAACTCTTTTAACATGGGTGGAAACAATCGGGGACATTATCCGCGAGGACCAAATCCTCAACAAAACTTTCAGTCTAGATCTGGTTACAACAATTTTCAGAACAATCATGGAAACAATTTCCCTGGTGGCAATAATTACAGAAACCACCAACAAAACCCGCATAGAGGGGGTCACCAAAATAATAGATTTCAGAGGTATAATCCATATGGACAGCCAAACAatagattttaa